The uncultured Cohaesibacter sp. genome window below encodes:
- a CDS encoding BMP family ABC transporter substrate-binding protein → MKKILVSPFSRRSFLKTTGALVATTAMPFGMRTALAAGKLTVGFVYVGAKDDYGYNQAHAEGAAAVKAMEGVTVIEEENVAESVDVVNTMESMINFDGASLLFPTSFGYYDPYVKETAPKYADVRFQHCGGLWKEGDPSNAGSYFGYIGMGQYLNGVVAGHMTKSKKIGFVAAKPIPQVLNNINSFLLGARSVDPEITCQVIFTGNWSLPVKEAEATNALADQGADVITCHVDGPKVVVETAAARGCYVCGYHVNQSTLAPEKYLTGAEWNWPSVYTDFVKKTIAGEPIDNFVRGGLTDGFIKMSPLGPSVTEAAAKQFEAVKAEIMKGGFAAIKGPLKDNKGNVVATAGQAFPETDIALESMDYLVEGVIGSTN, encoded by the coding sequence ATGAAGAAAATTCTCGTTTCCCCTTTTTCTCGTCGTAGCTTCCTGAAAACAACAGGAGCACTCGTGGCTACCACGGCCATGCCGTTCGGCATGCGCACGGCGCTAGCCGCTGGCAAGCTGACCGTCGGCTTCGTCTATGTCGGCGCCAAGGACGACTATGGCTACAACCAGGCCCACGCCGAAGGTGCAGCCGCCGTCAAGGCAATGGAAGGCGTGACGGTCATCGAGGAAGAAAACGTTGCCGAGTCCGTTGATGTGGTCAACACGATGGAATCGATGATCAATTTCGATGGCGCCTCATTGCTGTTCCCGACCTCCTTCGGCTACTATGATCCATATGTGAAGGAAACCGCCCCCAAATATGCCGATGTCCGCTTCCAGCATTGCGGCGGCCTCTGGAAGGAAGGCGACCCGTCCAACGCAGGCTCCTATTTCGGCTATATCGGCATGGGCCAGTATCTGAACGGCGTCGTTGCCGGTCACATGACCAAGAGCAAGAAGATCGGCTTCGTCGCTGCCAAGCCGATCCCGCAGGTGCTCAACAACATCAACTCCTTCCTGCTCGGCGCCCGTTCCGTTGATCCGGAAATCACCTGTCAGGTCATCTTCACCGGAAACTGGTCGCTGCCCGTCAAGGAAGCTGAAGCCACCAACGCACTGGCCGACCAGGGCGCCGACGTCATCACCTGCCATGTGGACGGCCCGAAAGTGGTTGTTGAAACGGCGGCAGCCCGCGGCTGCTATGTCTGTGGCTACCACGTCAACCAGAGCACGCTGGCACCTGAGAAATACCTCACCGGCGCCGAATGGAACTGGCCGAGCGTCTACACCGATTTTGTCAAGAAGACCATTGCCGGTGAACCGATCGACAACTTCGTACGCGGTGGCCTGACCGATGGCTTCATCAAGATGTCGCCACTCGGCCCGTCTGTTACCGAAGCTGCCGCCAAGCAGTTCGAAGCGGTCAAGGCGGAAATCATGAAGGGTGGCTTTGCTGCCATCAAGGGCCCGTTGAAAGACAACAAGGGCAACGTGGTCGCAACCGCCGGTCAGGCATTCCCGGAAACCGACATTGCACTGGAGTCCATGGACTATCTGGTCGAAGGTGTCATTGGTTCGACGAACTGA